One genomic segment of Nonomuraea coxensis DSM 45129 includes these proteins:
- a CDS encoding ankyrin repeat domain-containing protein, with product MHEEQLYRAALNGETDTVAKLLAAGADPNKPSEGEEEGLPLCAAAAWDREEVAETLLAAGAEVNGRESGGWTALLWAAANGQADVARLLVGAGADVDAQNDDGDTPLTLAARRGALGVTQVLLEAGADPAKYDGDGDTPLEIAADWVGVHLESALLDQVEQDGWEYVVARQYAKDGTELVTVAGRSPDGERGEQVQAQRGHAAIATLLEDATGVETPVERLVARALAHRDVDEDAETWWIVADTLAKRADDDTYEALARLCVSEDAREREFGVDAIAQFGFADGEKPYLERTLPLLLKMVTTEGNGQVLRSVLAALGHQGDPRALPAVLDVIGRPGHKRTMTDAIALADVLPPDHEEGLALLVEMSEDDDAEVRDWATAGLAGLDADTPRIREALAARLGDSDLRTVAEATRGLAARGDDRAAQGAARVLAESDDEYARDLVTRPTA from the coding sequence ATGCATGAGGAACAGCTCTACCGCGCGGCGTTGAACGGCGAGACCGACACGGTGGCCAAGCTGCTCGCCGCCGGCGCCGACCCCAACAAGCCCAGCGAGGGCGAGGAGGAGGGTCTCCCGCTCTGCGCGGCGGCCGCGTGGGACCGCGAGGAGGTCGCCGAGACGCTGCTCGCGGCCGGGGCCGAGGTGAACGGGCGGGAGTCCGGCGGCTGGACGGCGCTGCTCTGGGCGGCCGCCAACGGCCAGGCCGACGTGGCCCGGCTGCTCGTCGGGGCGGGGGCCGACGTCGACGCGCAGAACGACGACGGCGACACCCCGCTCACCCTGGCCGCCAGGCGCGGCGCGCTCGGCGTGACGCAGGTGCTGCTTGAGGCGGGCGCGGACCCGGCGAAGTACGACGGCGACGGCGACACGCCGCTGGAGATCGCCGCCGACTGGGTGGGCGTGCACCTGGAGAGCGCGCTGCTCGACCAGGTCGAGCAGGACGGCTGGGAGTACGTCGTGGCCCGCCAGTACGCCAAGGACGGCACCGAGCTGGTCACCGTGGCCGGCCGCTCCCCTGACGGCGAACGCGGCGAGCAGGTCCAGGCGCAGCGCGGCCACGCCGCGATCGCGACCCTGCTGGAGGACGCCACGGGCGTCGAGACGCCGGTCGAGCGGCTGGTGGCGCGGGCACTCGCGCACCGCGACGTCGACGAGGACGCCGAGACCTGGTGGATCGTGGCCGACACGCTGGCCAAGCGGGCCGACGACGACACCTACGAGGCGCTGGCCCGGCTGTGCGTGAGCGAGGACGCGCGCGAGCGCGAGTTCGGCGTGGACGCGATCGCGCAGTTCGGCTTCGCCGACGGCGAGAAGCCCTACCTGGAGCGCACGCTGCCGCTGCTGCTCAAGATGGTCACCACGGAGGGCAACGGCCAGGTGCTGCGTTCGGTGCTGGCCGCGCTCGGCCACCAGGGCGATCCGCGGGCGCTGCCGGCCGTGCTCGACGTCATCGGCCGCCCGGGGCACAAGCGCACGATGACCGACGCGATCGCGCTGGCCGACGTGCTCCCGCCGGACCACGAGGAGGGGCTGGCGCTGCTGGTCGAGATGAGCGAGGACGACGACGCCGAGGTGCGCGACTGGGCGACCGCCGGGCTGGCCGGGCTCGACGCCGACACGCCGCGCATCCGTGAGGCGCTGGCCGCCCGGCTGGGCGACTCCGACCTGCGCACGGTGGCCGAGGCCACGCGCGGGCTCGCGGCGCGCGGCGACGACCGGGCCGCCCAGGGGGCCGCGCGGGTGCTGGCCGAGAGCGACGACGAGTACGCGCGCGACCTCGTCACCCGGCCCACGGCCTGA
- a CDS encoding HD domain-containing protein, which yields MASDVTGLADLMYEFGLLKRYKRTGWLVAGVRDPESVADHSFRTAVIAAVIARLEGGDPQRAAFMALFHDSQETRVTDIPYLGKRYLKAASNEEVTADQTRDVSGPVADMVRDAVAEYEEKTSVEAVCARDADKLECLLQAVEYREQGNHNTQGWIDSSLAAITTTTGKRLAEEALSTGTLDWVVRVLNGDGVP from the coding sequence GTGGCGAGCGACGTGACAGGGCTGGCGGACCTGATGTACGAGTTCGGTCTGCTCAAGCGCTACAAGCGCACGGGATGGCTGGTCGCGGGGGTGCGCGACCCGGAGAGCGTGGCCGACCACTCCTTCCGCACGGCGGTCATCGCGGCCGTGATCGCCAGGCTGGAGGGCGGCGACCCGCAGCGGGCGGCGTTCATGGCGCTGTTCCACGACTCGCAGGAGACGCGCGTCACCGACATCCCCTACCTCGGCAAGCGCTACCTGAAGGCGGCCTCCAACGAGGAGGTCACCGCCGACCAGACGCGCGACGTCAGCGGCCCGGTGGCCGACATGGTCCGCGACGCGGTCGCCGAGTACGAGGAGAAGACCAGCGTCGAGGCCGTCTGCGCGCGCGACGCCGACAAGCTGGAATGCCTCCTCCAGGCCGTCGAGTACCGCGAGCAGGGCAACCACAACACCCAAGGGTGGATCGACAGCTCGCTGGCCGCGATCACGACCACCACCGGCAAACGGCTGGCGGAGGAGGCGCTGAGCACGGGCACCCTCGACTGGGTGGTGCGCGTGCTCAACGGCGACGGCGTCCCCTGA
- a CDS encoding maleylpyruvate isomerase family mycothiol-dependent enzyme, with product MESVERLYLDALMEEPAVPAGSLRPQLLAGARARRRPAAATASWAAPYAGRVAAMDALLATAGDDDWARVVVEGWTLQELVAHLAAKDGLLAASVGAPVLGPPLRALDSAGRTGDVQAYERARSPEQTRRDWRAQADALCRHLAGLSGTAPATLDGLEVPVRDHVLGRGLETWIHADDAARAAGVLLPDPIPEHIRPTADLCARLLPWTMLLAGLDGSGRTLRLTLTGAGGGEWLLPLGVEETVPGEPDAHLTADVRAFCFLLGGRGDPAAFPATVTGDHALAADLLRTAPTLSGP from the coding sequence ATGGAATCCGTCGAGCGTCTCTACCTGGACGCGCTGATGGAGGAGCCGGCCGTGCCGGCCGGCTCGCTGCGGCCCCAGCTCCTGGCCGGGGCCAGGGCACGGCGCAGGCCCGCGGCCGCCACGGCCTCGTGGGCGGCGCCGTACGCGGGCCGGGTGGCCGCCATGGACGCCCTGCTCGCCACCGCCGGGGACGACGACTGGGCGCGCGTCGTCGTCGAGGGATGGACGCTGCAGGAGCTCGTCGCGCACCTGGCCGCGAAGGACGGGCTGCTGGCCGCCTCCGTGGGCGCCCCCGTCCTCGGCCCGCCGCTGCGGGCGCTCGACTCGGCGGGACGCACCGGCGACGTGCAGGCGTACGAGCGGGCGCGCAGCCCCGAGCAGACGCGGCGCGACTGGCGGGCGCAGGCCGACGCCCTCTGCCGGCACCTCGCCGGGCTGTCAGGGACCGCCCCCGCCACCCTGGACGGGCTGGAGGTGCCCGTACGCGACCACGTGCTCGGGCGCGGCCTGGAGACCTGGATCCACGCCGACGACGCCGCCCGCGCGGCCGGCGTCCTGCTGCCCGACCCGATCCCCGAGCACATCCGGCCGACGGCCGACCTGTGCGCCCGGCTGCTGCCCTGGACGATGCTCCTCGCCGGGCTGGACGGCTCGGGCCGTACGCTGCGGCTGACGCTGACCGGGGCCGGCGGGGGCGAGTGGCTGCTGCCCCTGGGCGTCGAGGAGACCGTGCCGGGCGAGCCCGACGCGCACCTGACGGCGGACGTCCGCGCCTTCTGCTTCCTCCTGGGCGGCCGCGGCGACCCCGCCGCCTTCCCCGCGACGGTCACGGGCGACCACGCCCTCGCCGCCGACCTCCTCCGCACCGCTCCCACGCTCTCCGGTCCCTGA
- a CDS encoding sigma-70 family RNA polymerase sigma factor, whose protein sequence is MVPVEAPYDDRLLHQRVVGGDESALGEVYDRLSPLIFGLSLRVTRDRVIAEDITQEVFLVFWERPLAYDPGRGTLRAWLATIAHRRAVDHVRAEERRRVSALGPRLFEREPARPEDGVLAADEAERVRQAVTRLPDGLRQAVELAYFGGRTYRQVGEELGVPEGTAKSRIRLALRRLADALAEEEV, encoded by the coding sequence GTGGTGCCAGTGGAGGCACCGTACGACGACCGCCTGTTGCACCAGCGGGTGGTCGGCGGCGACGAGTCCGCGCTGGGCGAGGTCTACGATCGGCTCTCCCCGCTGATCTTCGGCCTGTCCCTGCGGGTCACCAGGGACCGGGTGATCGCCGAGGACATCACGCAGGAGGTGTTCCTGGTCTTCTGGGAGCGGCCGCTCGCCTACGACCCCGGCCGCGGCACGCTGCGCGCCTGGCTGGCGACCATCGCCCACCGGCGGGCGGTGGACCACGTGCGCGCGGAGGAGCGGCGGCGGGTCTCGGCGCTCGGCCCCCGGCTGTTCGAGCGCGAGCCGGCCCGGCCGGAGGACGGCGTGCTCGCCGCCGACGAGGCCGAGCGCGTCCGCCAAGCTGTGACCCGGCTGCCCGACGGATTACGCCAGGCGGTCGAGCTGGCCTATTTCGGCGGCAGGACGTATCGGCAGGTCGGCGAGGAACTGGGCGTGCCCGAGGGCACCGCCAAGTCGCGCATCCGGCTGGCCCTGAGGCGGCTGGCGGACGCGCTGGCGGAGGAAGAGGTGTGA
- a CDS encoding OsmC family peroxiredoxin, with amino-acid sequence MATTRTATTQWKGALLDGSGTVSLDTSGVGTFEVSWPSRAEAANGKTSPEELIAAAHSSCFSMALSHGLAGAGTPPESLRTSADVTFQPGEGITGIVLTVQGQVPGVTAEQFQQAAETAKANCPVSQALAGTTITLRAELL; translated from the coding sequence ATGGCCACCACCCGCACCGCGACGACGCAGTGGAAGGGCGCTCTGCTCGACGGGTCGGGCACCGTCTCGCTCGACACCTCGGGCGTCGGCACGTTCGAGGTCTCGTGGCCGTCGAGGGCGGAGGCCGCGAACGGCAAGACCTCCCCCGAGGAGCTCATCGCGGCGGCCCACTCGTCCTGCTTCTCGATGGCGCTCTCGCACGGCCTGGCGGGCGCGGGCACGCCGCCGGAGTCGCTGCGGACCAGCGCGGACGTCACGTTCCAGCCGGGTGAGGGCATCACGGGCATCGTGCTGACCGTCCAGGGCCAGGTGCCGGGCGTCACGGCCGAGCAGTTCCAGCAGGCCGCCGAGACGGCCAAAGCCAACTGCCCGGTGAGCCAGGCGCTGGCCGGCACCACGATCACGCTCAGGGCCGAGCTGCTCTGA
- the glgX gene encoding glycogen debranching protein GlgX produces the protein MREVWPGQPYPLGATWDGVGTSFAVFSEVAERVELCLFHDDGSEDRVELPEVDGFVWHGYLPGIQPGQRYGYRVHGPYAPQHGHRCNPSKLLLDPYAKAIDGELTWNQALFPYYFTDPGRRNAEDSAPYMPKNVVINPFFEWGNDRSPGIPYHQTVIYEAHVRGLTMRHPDVPRDLRGTYAGMGHPAIIDHLLSLGVTAVELMPVHHYVPEHFLVARGLTNYWGYNTIAYLAPHGRYSSSGTRGQQVLEFKGMVRALHEAGIEVILDVVYNHTAEGDHMGPTLGFRGIDNAAYYRLHDGDRRYYLDYTGCGNSLNVRSPHALQLIMDSLRYWVLDMHVDGFRFDLASALARELHDVDRLSAFFDLIQQDPVISQVKLIAEPWDVGPGGYQVGNFPPLWTEWNGKYRDIVRDFWRGTHSALPEFASRLTGSSDLYESSGRRPVASINFVTCHDGFTLSDLVSYDHKHNEDNGEDNRDGTNDNRSWNCGAEGPVEDPGIVALRRRQRRNFLATLFLSQGVPMLSHGDEIGRTQHGNNNAYCQDNELAWVDWSRVRTESDLLEFVRALAKLRREHPVFQRRRFFHGRHPDNGDRDLVWLTPGGTEMTAGDWHIGYAKSLMVYLNGEAITEPGPRGERIVDDSFLLLINAHHENMPFTLPGPEFGGGWLPVLDTAHDSIDDLVTESRHPAGGVVTVTSRSLQVLRRPRETE, from the coding sequence ATGCGCGAGGTCTGGCCGGGGCAGCCCTATCCACTCGGCGCGACCTGGGACGGCGTTGGCACGAGCTTCGCGGTGTTCTCAGAGGTCGCCGAGCGGGTCGAGCTGTGCCTTTTTCACGATGACGGCTCCGAGGACCGGGTGGAGCTACCGGAGGTCGACGGGTTCGTCTGGCATGGCTACCTGCCGGGCATCCAGCCGGGCCAGCGCTACGGCTACCGCGTCCACGGCCCGTACGCGCCCCAGCACGGGCACCGGTGCAACCCGAGCAAGCTGCTGCTCGACCCCTACGCCAAGGCGATCGACGGCGAGCTGACCTGGAACCAGGCGCTGTTCCCCTACTACTTCACCGATCCGGGGCGGCGCAACGCCGAGGACAGCGCGCCCTACATGCCGAAGAACGTGGTCATCAACCCGTTCTTCGAGTGGGGCAACGACCGGTCGCCCGGCATCCCCTACCACCAGACGGTGATCTACGAGGCGCACGTGCGCGGGCTGACGATGCGCCATCCCGACGTGCCGCGCGACCTGCGGGGCACGTACGCGGGGATGGGCCATCCGGCGATCATCGATCATCTGCTGTCGCTGGGGGTCACGGCGGTCGAGCTGATGCCGGTGCACCACTACGTGCCCGAGCACTTCCTGGTCGCGCGCGGGCTCACCAACTACTGGGGCTACAACACCATCGCCTACCTCGCCCCGCACGGCCGCTACTCCAGCAGCGGCACCCGGGGGCAGCAGGTGCTGGAGTTCAAGGGCATGGTGCGGGCGCTGCACGAGGCGGGCATCGAGGTCATACTCGACGTGGTCTACAACCACACCGCCGAGGGCGACCACATGGGCCCGACGCTGGGCTTCCGCGGCATCGACAACGCCGCCTACTACCGCCTGCACGACGGCGACCGGCGCTACTACCTCGACTACACCGGGTGCGGCAACTCGCTCAACGTGCGCTCACCGCACGCCCTGCAGCTCATCATGGACTCGCTGCGCTACTGGGTGCTCGACATGCACGTCGACGGGTTCCGCTTCGACCTGGCCTCGGCGCTGGCCCGCGAGCTGCACGACGTCGACCGGCTGAGCGCGTTCTTCGACCTGATCCAGCAGGATCCGGTGATCTCGCAGGTCAAGCTGATCGCCGAGCCGTGGGACGTCGGGCCGGGCGGCTACCAGGTGGGCAACTTCCCGCCGCTGTGGACGGAGTGGAACGGTAAATATCGCGATATTGTGCGCGATTTCTGGCGGGGCACGCACTCGGCGCTGCCCGAGTTCGCCTCCCGGCTGACCGGCTCGTCCGACCTCTACGAGTCCTCCGGCCGCCGCCCGGTCGCCTCCATCAACTTCGTGACCTGCCACGACGGGTTCACGCTGAGCGACCTCGTCTCCTACGACCACAAGCACAACGAGGACAACGGCGAGGACAACCGCGACGGCACCAACGACAACCGCTCCTGGAACTGCGGCGCGGAGGGCCCGGTCGAGGACCCCGGCATCGTGGCGCTGCGCCGCCGCCAGCGCCGCAACTTCCTCGCCACGCTGTTCCTGTCGCAGGGCGTGCCGATGCTGTCCCACGGCGACGAGATCGGCCGCACCCAGCACGGCAACAACAACGCCTACTGCCAGGACAACGAGCTGGCCTGGGTCGACTGGTCGAGGGTGCGCACCGAGTCCGACCTGCTGGAGTTCGTCCGCGCGCTGGCGAAGCTGCGCCGCGAGCACCCGGTCTTCCAGCGCCGCCGCTTCTTCCACGGCCGTCATCCCGACAACGGCGACCGCGACCTGGTGTGGCTCACGCCGGGCGGCACCGAGATGACGGCCGGCGACTGGCACATCGGCTACGCGAAGTCGCTCATGGTCTACCTCAACGGCGAGGCGATCACCGAGCCGGGGCCGCGGGGCGAGCGCATCGTGGACGACTCGTTCCTGCTGCTGATCAACGCCCACCACGAGAACATGCCGTTCACGCTTCCGGGGCCGGAGTTCGGCGGCGGCTGGCTGCCGGTGCTCGACACCGCCCACGACTCGATCGACGACCTCGTCACCGAGTCGCGCCATCCGGCGGGCGGCGTGGTGACGGTCACCTCGCGCTCGCTCCAGGTGCTCCGCCGCCCACGCGAGACCGAGTAG
- a CDS encoding pyrimidine reductase family protein — translation MRRILPDIHDNPDIAQAYAYPEGRPWLRLNMVSSADGAAWLKGRSGGLSTPGDKRVFQVLRGLADVVMAGASTVRTEGYRPIEPRASWAGIRAGRPDVPPIAVVSRSLDLDPRHPLFTGAPSRTLVITCEAAPRERRAELAKGCDVIVAGDESVDLREGVARLHERGLGRILCEGGPLVNAQLSAAGLVDELCLTISPLLVGGDAARIQNGEAALVGLDLVQVLEEDGALFCRYVTGKEDHA, via the coding sequence GTGCGGCGCATCCTTCCCGACATTCACGACAATCCAGACATCGCCCAGGCGTACGCCTATCCCGAGGGCCGGCCCTGGCTGCGGCTCAACATGGTGTCCAGCGCCGACGGCGCCGCCTGGCTCAAGGGCCGCTCCGGCGGCCTGTCCACCCCCGGCGACAAGCGCGTCTTCCAGGTGCTGCGCGGCCTCGCCGACGTCGTCATGGCCGGCGCGTCGACCGTCCGCACCGAGGGCTACCGCCCGATCGAGCCACGCGCCTCCTGGGCCGGCATCCGCGCGGGCCGTCCCGACGTGCCCCCGATCGCGGTCGTCTCCCGCAGCCTCGACCTCGACCCCCGCCACCCGCTGTTCACCGGCGCCCCCAGCCGCACCCTCGTCATCACCTGCGAGGCCGCGCCGCGCGAGCGGCGGGCCGAGCTGGCCAAGGGCTGCGACGTCATCGTGGCCGGCGACGAGAGCGTCGACCTGCGCGAGGGCGTGGCGCGGCTGCACGAGCGCGGCCTCGGCCGCATCCTGTGCGAGGGCGGCCCTCTGGTCAACGCCCAGCTCTCGGCCGCCGGCCTGGTCGACGAGCTGTGCCTGACGATCAGCCCGCTCCTGGTCGGCGGCGACGCGGCACGCATCCAGAACGGCGAGGCCGCGCTGGTCGGCCTGGACCTCGTCCAGGTGCTGGAGGAGGACGGGGCCCTCTTCTGCAGATACGTCACGGGGAAGGAAGACCACGCTTGA
- a CDS encoding ATP-dependent DNA ligase: MTTDPTVNTTPAEEPEPEPVPNLVVRPPVPPMLAKPVKAMPSQDGNLFYEPKWDGFRCIIFRDGDEVYLGSRKERPFTRYFPEIVEAAKAELPDKVVIDGEIVLPRGSQLDFDALQQRIHPAKSRVKLLSEETPAQFIAFDLLAVGEESLMEAPFAERRARLVELFTKEGGSIRLTPVTTDDGQAREWFEAFEGAGLDGIIVKPGDQPYVPDKRTMFKVKHERTADVVVCGYREHKSGPIVGSLLLGLYGDDGRLHHVGVAASFPMARRAELVEELRPLVADLGEHPWGHWAEAAQANVGQPAAGPSRGGQRVPGAVSRWNAKKDLSFIPLRPERVMEVAYDQMEGDRFRHTAHFRRWRPDRTPESCTYEQLERPVSYNLDDILAH; encoded by the coding sequence ATGACCACCGACCCGACAGTCAACACGACTCCGGCCGAGGAGCCCGAGCCGGAGCCGGTGCCCAACCTGGTCGTACGCCCGCCGGTGCCGCCCATGCTGGCCAAACCGGTCAAGGCCATGCCCAGCCAGGACGGCAACCTGTTCTACGAGCCCAAATGGGACGGCTTCCGCTGCATCATCTTCCGCGACGGCGACGAGGTCTACCTCGGCAGCCGCAAGGAGCGGCCGTTCACCCGCTACTTCCCCGAGATCGTCGAGGCGGCCAAGGCCGAGCTGCCCGACAAGGTGGTGATCGACGGCGAGATCGTGCTGCCCAGGGGCTCGCAGCTCGACTTCGACGCGCTGCAGCAGCGCATCCATCCGGCGAAGTCGCGGGTCAAGCTGCTGTCGGAGGAGACGCCCGCCCAGTTCATCGCCTTCGACCTGCTGGCCGTCGGCGAGGAGTCGCTGATGGAGGCGCCGTTCGCCGAGCGCCGGGCGCGGCTGGTCGAGCTGTTCACCAAGGAGGGCGGCTCGATCCGGCTGACGCCGGTGACGACCGACGACGGGCAGGCGCGCGAGTGGTTCGAGGCGTTCGAGGGGGCCGGGCTCGATGGCATCATCGTCAAGCCCGGCGATCAGCCGTACGTGCCGGACAAGCGCACCATGTTCAAGGTCAAGCATGAGCGCACGGCCGACGTCGTGGTGTGCGGCTACCGCGAGCACAAGTCGGGGCCGATCGTCGGCTCGCTGCTGCTCGGCCTCTACGGCGACGACGGCAGGCTGCACCACGTCGGGGTGGCGGCGTCGTTCCCGATGGCGCGGCGGGCCGAACTGGTCGAGGAGCTGCGGCCGCTCGTCGCCGACCTCGGCGAGCACCCGTGGGGGCACTGGGCCGAGGCGGCGCAGGCCAACGTGGGGCAGCCGGCCGCGGGGCCGTCGCGGGGCGGGCAGCGCGTGCCGGGCGCGGTGTCGCGGTGGAACGCCAAGAAGGACCTGTCGTTCATCCCGCTGCGGCCGGAGCGGGTGATGGAGGTGGCCTACGACCAGATGGAGGGCGACCGGTTCCGGCACACGGCGCACTTCCGGCGGTGGCGGCCGGACCGCACGCCGGAGTCGTGCACGTACGAGCAACTGGAGCGTCCGGTGAGCTACAACCTCGACGACATCCTTGCTCACTGA
- the pgeF gene encoding peptidoglycan editing factor PgeF, whose product MQLAPGVHATVTDRHGGVSAPPYGSRNLGGMVGDDPAAVRANRAGLVAELGVRAVVYMRQVHSAEVAYVSEPFGDDPPPLDGVFTTEPRLALASLGADCPAVLVADPVARMVGAAHSGRPGTEAGIATALVAAMAAKGAEPGRMVALIGPGACGRCYEVPAELRERVAAKVPETWSTTSWQTPALDLRAGIEAQLRAAGLAEIRHDARCTIESRELYSHRREQPGGRFAGLVWLD is encoded by the coding sequence ATGCAACTGGCCCCCGGAGTGCACGCCACCGTCACCGACCGGCACGGGGGCGTCAGCGCCCCGCCCTACGGCTCGCGCAACCTCGGCGGCATGGTCGGCGACGACCCGGCCGCCGTGCGGGCCAACCGCGCGGGTCTCGTGGCCGAGCTGGGCGTGCGGGCCGTGGTCTACATGCGCCAGGTCCACAGCGCCGAAGTCGCGTACGTGAGCGAGCCCTTCGGCGACGACCCGCCGCCGCTCGACGGCGTGTTCACCACCGAGCCCCGGCTGGCGCTGGCCTCGCTCGGCGCCGACTGCCCCGCGGTGCTGGTGGCCGACCCGGTCGCGCGCATGGTGGGCGCGGCGCACTCCGGCCGCCCCGGCACCGAGGCGGGCATCGCGACGGCGCTGGTGGCGGCGATGGCGGCCAAGGGGGCCGAGCCGGGCCGGATGGTCGCGCTGATCGGCCCCGGCGCCTGCGGCCGCTGCTACGAGGTGCCCGCCGAGCTGCGCGAGCGTGTCGCGGCGAAGGTGCCGGAGACGTGGTCCACGACGTCGTGGCAGACGCCCGCGCTCGACCTGAGGGCCGGCATCGAGGCGCAGCTCAGGGCGGCCGGGCTGGCGGAGATCCGGCACGACGCGCGCTGCACGATCGAGTCGCGGGAGCTCTACTCCCATCGCCGTGAGCAGCCGGGCGGCCGGTTCGCGGGCCTCGTCTGGCTCGACTGA
- a CDS encoding aldehyde dehydrogenase family protein, translating to MPDYRHLIGGELVAASRTMESVDPSTGEPWANVPAGGPAEAEAAVAAARAAFPAWAALPALARAHHLRKVSEIFGRHAEELARLETRDNGRVLRETLRRDLPGMAFLWQLAAGQCLDAVTGDTVVLGPDALGLTRREPYGVVVCIIPWNSPISTFSAKAAYALAAGNTVVVKPAEQASASVLRLGELLAEVFPPGVLNIVAGLGEEVGDALVRHRDVAKISLTGSTETGRAITRASADALKPMTFELGGKSPNIVFPDADLDAATRGVTVNSIYTGNAGQVCVAGSRILIHRSIWNEMLGRIRDVCAGLVLGDPQDLRTTMGPIVSAGQFERVTSYLELAAKEGARLVFGGRSGAEVVPELPGGYWVEPTLFATEDNRLRVCQEEIFGPVAVALPFDDDEEALEIADDSPYGLAAGVWTRDLGRAHRFVRDLRSGTVWVNTYRQMPPGLPFGGVKDSGYGHDSVLEFTREKAAIIQI from the coding sequence GTGCCTGACTATCGTCATCTCATCGGCGGCGAGCTGGTCGCCGCGTCCCGCACGATGGAGTCGGTCGATCCCAGCACGGGCGAGCCGTGGGCGAACGTCCCGGCCGGTGGCCCGGCGGAGGCCGAGGCGGCCGTGGCCGCGGCCCGCGCGGCCTTCCCCGCCTGGGCCGCGCTGCCCGCCCTGGCCCGCGCCCACCACCTGCGCAAGGTGTCGGAAATCTTCGGCCGGCACGCCGAGGAGCTGGCCCGGCTGGAGACCCGCGACAACGGCCGCGTCCTGCGCGAGACCCTGAGGAGGGACCTGCCGGGGATGGCGTTCCTGTGGCAGCTCGCGGCCGGCCAGTGCCTGGACGCGGTCACCGGCGACACCGTCGTCCTGGGGCCGGACGCGCTCGGCCTGACCCGGCGCGAGCCGTACGGGGTCGTGGTCTGCATCATCCCGTGGAACTCCCCCATCTCGACCTTCTCCGCCAAGGCCGCGTACGCGCTCGCGGCCGGCAACACCGTCGTCGTCAAGCCCGCCGAACAGGCGAGCGCGTCCGTGCTGCGGCTGGGCGAGCTGCTGGCCGAGGTGTTCCCGCCCGGCGTGCTCAACATCGTCGCCGGGCTCGGCGAGGAGGTGGGCGACGCCCTCGTACGCCACCGGGACGTCGCCAAGATCAGCCTCACCGGCTCCACCGAGACCGGCCGCGCGATCACCCGGGCGTCGGCGGACGCGCTGAAGCCGATGACGTTCGAGCTGGGCGGCAAGTCCCCCAACATCGTCTTCCCCGACGCCGACCTCGACGCCGCCACCCGGGGCGTCACCGTCAACTCCATCTACACCGGCAACGCCGGGCAGGTGTGCGTCGCCGGCTCGCGCATCCTCATCCACCGCTCGATCTGGAACGAGATGCTCGGCCGGATCAGGGACGTGTGCGCCGGGCTGGTGCTGGGCGACCCCCAGGACCTGCGGACCACGATGGGGCCGATCGTGTCGGCCGGGCAGTTCGAGCGCGTGACCTCCTACCTGGAGCTGGCCGCGAAGGAGGGCGCCCGGCTGGTGTTCGGCGGGCGGAGCGGCGCGGAGGTGGTGCCGGAGCTGCCCGGAGGCTACTGGGTGGAGCCGACGCTGTTCGCGACCGAGGACAACCGGCTGCGGGTGTGCCAGGAGGAGATCTTCGGGCCGGTGGCGGTGGCGCTGCCGTTCGACGACGACGAGGAGGCGCTGGAGATCGCCGACGACTCGCCGTACGGGCTGGCGGCCGGCGTCTGGACCCGCGACCTGGGGCGGGCGCACCGGTTCGTCCGGGATCTGCGGAGCGGGACGGTCTGGGTGAACACCTACCGGCAGATGCCGCCCGGCCTGCCGTTCGGCGGCGTCAAGGACAGCGGGTACGGCCACGATTCGGTCCTGGAGTTCACCCGGGAAAAGGCAGCCATTATCCAGATCTAG